One stretch of Candidatus Saccharibacteria bacterium oral taxon 488 DNA includes these proteins:
- a CDS encoding HAMP domain-containing histidine kinase, with amino-acid sequence MVQPQWSDKEFTAMPSIAVAAHELKAPLALIRQMSLLIEDGRLSPAEAQLMQRRLTLTAERSLALVQDLARTVNVQPTLFPLEPVNPLALLTQLAHQSRDMLRLYDRRVTWPRAGKKRLVVANPLLLGRIMTNFLDNAMRYSEAGAVIRVTMHQAGTMVRLGVRDFGPMMSLAEYRRLVDEMTTRKSVRTRPDSSGLGVYIAATFARAMGGQIGLIRHRDGLTFYVDVPLSEQMSLL; translated from the coding sequence ATGGTGCAGCCACAGTGGAGTGATAAGGAGTTTACCGCGATGCCGAGCATAGCGGTGGCGGCGCATGAGCTGAAGGCACCGCTGGCGTTGATTCGGCAGATGAGTTTACTGATCGAGGATGGTCGGCTTAGTCCAGCCGAGGCACAGTTGATGCAGCGACGGCTGACGCTAACGGCGGAGCGCTCGCTGGCCTTGGTACAGGACTTAGCGCGTACCGTGAATGTGCAGCCAACGCTGTTTCCGCTGGAGCCGGTTAATCCACTGGCGCTACTGACCCAATTGGCGCACCAGTCGCGCGATATGCTGCGGCTGTATGACCGACGGGTGACGTGGCCGCGGGCGGGCAAGAAGCGGCTGGTGGTGGCCAATCCATTGCTGCTTGGGCGGATCATGACGAATTTTCTCGATAATGCGATGCGCTACAGCGAGGCTGGGGCAGTAATTCGCGTGACCATGCATCAGGCAGGGACGATGGTGCGGCTGGGTGTACGGGATTTTGGGCCGATGATGAGCCTGGCTGAGTATCGGCGGCTGGTGGATGAGATGACTACGCGTAAATCAGTCAGAACCCGACCGGACAGTAGTGGCCTCGGAGTGTATATCGCTGCAACGTTCGCGCGGGCGATGGGCGGGCAGATCGGGCTGATACGCCACCGAGACGGACTGACGTTTTATGTTGATGTGCCGCTCAGCGAGCAGATGAGCTTATTGTGA
- a CDS encoding response regulator encodes MVKKLLIIEDDPQWAAVLERYALEAGYTARTVVAAGQAIAMLDEWRPDGLVLDMLLAGETGMALLNELQSHEDLVRLPVVVCSNVVLDPDQLRPFGVWAVLDKARMTPDDVRAALSVLGEETE; translated from the coding sequence ATTGTGAAAAAACTCCTGATCATCGAGGATGATCCGCAGTGGGCGGCGGTGCTGGAGCGGTATGCGCTGGAGGCGGGGTATACGGCCCGGACAGTGGTGGCGGCTGGACAGGCGATAGCGATGCTTGATGAGTGGCGGCCGGATGGCTTGGTGCTCGATATGCTGCTGGCGGGTGAGACAGGGATGGCGCTACTGAATGAACTGCAAAGCCATGAGGATCTGGTACGGTTGCCGGTGGTAGTGTGTAGTAATGTAGTGCTTGACCCTGATCAGCTGCGGCCATTTGGCGTGTGGGCGGTGCTTGATAAGGCGCGAATGACGCCCGATGACGTACGGGCTGCCCTCAGCGTGCTAGGTGAGGAGACTGAATGA
- the recO gene encoding DNA repair protein RecO: protein MKDGERLKAIVLRRTDYAEADRVLQLLTPQGRRAVIAKGVRRERSKLAGGIELLALCDVVIRSGRGELGLLTSARLSAFYRHILEDYERMQFAYQALKLVAQATETVDGPEWFAVLSQVLAWLDRPAVDRLLVETWFYMQYAGLLGDELNLRTDVAGRTLASDKSYMYDPSEKALRPSEQGDLTADHIKLLRLIQAKPLENLTHIGGLGPVIASCWLVARQHAAV from the coding sequence ATGAAAGACGGCGAGCGACTTAAGGCGATTGTGCTCCGGCGGACGGATTATGCGGAAGCTGATCGGGTATTGCAGTTACTAACGCCCCAGGGGCGGCGGGCGGTGATCGCCAAGGGGGTGCGCCGCGAGCGGAGCAAGCTGGCCGGCGGTATTGAGCTACTGGCGCTGTGTGACGTGGTGATTCGTTCGGGCCGTGGTGAGCTGGGGCTACTGACCAGTGCCAGGCTCAGCGCGTTTTATCGGCATATCCTCGAGGATTATGAGCGGATGCAGTTTGCTTACCAAGCGCTCAAGCTGGTGGCACAGGCGACCGAGACCGTTGATGGGCCGGAGTGGTTCGCGGTGCTGAGTCAGGTGCTGGCGTGGCTTGATCGGCCGGCGGTTGATCGGCTACTGGTCGAGACGTGGTTTTATATGCAGTACGCTGGGCTGCTGGGCGATGAGCTGAATCTACGCACTGACGTGGCCGGGCGGACGCTCGCGAGCGATAAATCATACATGTACGATCCAAGCGAAAAAGCCCTAAGGCCAAGCGAGCAAGGTGACCTAACGGCCGATCACATCAAGCTGCTGCGCCTCATCCAGGCCAAGCCGCTAGAAAATCTCACCCACATCGGCGGCCTCGGCCCAGTCATCGCTAGCTGCTGGCTGGTGGCTAGGCAGCATGCGGCGGTGTAG
- a CDS encoding glycine--tRNA ligase, with translation MSNVLYWSNNDDNRRVANAEKGKTVSTTKMEDIISLCKRRGFIYQGSDVYGGLSGTWDYGPLGVQLKRNIMNLWWRRFVDERDDMYGVDAAILMNQKVWQASGHVDTFSDPLVECNHCKARFREDHLLKDQQEKLDEYEALTDKIQWYREHTTAPNFYDEIKEKEPELFKKILDMELGPSEIDLEEASDFGLKEWSHVLRVIKCPNCGTRGNFSEPRQFNMMFKTFVGASGQNELAIDGLTGGVDGKRGSSGMKAITYDPQSISYLRPETAQGIFTNFKNIVDSFYPSLPFGIAQQGKAFRNEIAPRDFVFRSREFEQMEIEYFVDPEHWQEAFDELLAATHEFLTELGLKPEHIHELDVPAEDRAHYSKKTIDIEYDYPIGREELMGIAYRTDFDLMNIQRASGKSMEYTVKGTNTKFVPHVIEPSFGVERALMAVLSGAYREDEQNGEKRVYLALPEHLAPVRFAVSPLLKNKPELVEKAREVYASLAKANPGRVMWDDNGNIGKRYRRQDEIGTPHCVVIDFQTLEDGTVTVRERDTTEQRRVRVGEL, from the coding sequence ATGTCAAATGTGCTATACTGGAGCAATAATGATGACAATCGTCGCGTTGCCAACGCGGAGAAAGGGAAGACTGTGAGTACTACAAAAATGGAAGATATTATCAGCCTGTGTAAGCGTCGCGGCTTTATTTATCAGGGGTCGGACGTGTATGGCGGCTTGAGCGGTACCTGGGATTACGGTCCGCTGGGCGTGCAGCTGAAGCGTAATATCATGAATTTATGGTGGCGACGGTTTGTTGATGAGCGCGACGATATGTACGGCGTTGATGCGGCGATTTTGATGAATCAGAAAGTCTGGCAGGCGAGTGGACATGTGGATACGTTCTCTGACCCATTGGTGGAGTGCAATCACTGCAAGGCGCGCTTTCGTGAAGATCATCTGCTCAAAGATCAACAGGAAAAGTTGGACGAGTACGAGGCTCTCACCGACAAGATCCAATGGTATCGCGAGCATACCACGGCGCCGAATTTTTATGACGAGATCAAAGAAAAAGAGCCCGAGTTGTTCAAGAAAATACTGGACATGGAGCTTGGCCCAAGTGAGATTGACCTCGAGGAGGCCAGTGATTTTGGGCTGAAAGAGTGGTCGCATGTACTCAGAGTGATTAAATGTCCTAACTGTGGTACGCGAGGTAATTTTAGTGAGCCGCGACAGTTTAACATGATGTTCAAGACATTTGTCGGTGCTAGCGGGCAAAATGAGCTGGCGATTGATGGGTTGACGGGGGGCGTCGATGGTAAGCGTGGCTCTAGTGGCATGAAAGCGATTACCTACGATCCACAGTCGATTTCTTATCTCCGTCCAGAAACCGCCCAAGGTATCTTCACTAATTTCAAAAACATCGTTGATAGTTTCTACCCAAGCCTGCCATTTGGCATCGCTCAGCAGGGCAAGGCCTTTCGTAATGAAATTGCGCCGCGTGATTTCGTCTTCCGCTCTCGGGAGTTTGAGCAGATGGAGATTGAGTATTTTGTCGACCCTGAGCATTGGCAGGAGGCGTTTGATGAGCTGCTGGCGGCGACGCATGAGTTTTTGACAGAGCTGGGTCTGAAACCAGAGCATATCCACGAGCTGGACGTGCCGGCGGAGGATCGGGCGCACTATAGCAAAAAGACGATCGACATTGAGTACGATTATCCGATTGGTCGTGAGGAGTTGATGGGTATCGCGTATCGCACCGATTTTGACCTGATGAACATTCAGCGCGCCAGCGGCAAGAGCATGGAATACACTGTCAAGGGGACGAACACAAAATTTGTTCCGCACGTCATTGAGCCGAGCTTCGGTGTGGAGCGGGCGCTGATGGCGGTGCTGTCGGGTGCGTACCGCGAGGACGAGCAAAACGGTGAAAAGCGGGTGTATTTGGCGCTGCCAGAACACTTGGCACCAGTTAGATTTGCCGTCTCGCCACTACTCAAAAACAAGCCAGAATTGGTGGAAAAAGCCCGCGAAGTCTACGCGAGCCTCGCCAAAGCCAACCCCGGCCGAGTGATGTGGGACGATAACGGCAACATCGGCAAGCGCTACCGCCGCCAAGACGAAATCGGCACGCCGCACTGCGTGGTGATCGACTTCCAAACACTAGAGGACGGCACCGTCACCGTGCGCGAGCGGGATACGACGGAGCAGCGGCGGGTGAGGGTCGGAGAGCTGTAG
- a CDS encoding NUDIX hydrolase: protein MIFMSKITNGHIITQNLDGTDHLDCLYRISLKALIYNDAGQVLVVKEIDRTYWDLPGGGMDFGETIESSLKRELFEEVGYKGGLRYQLFDASDEMYIERIDANQICFYCRVWPENFDFMPGEEGDEIMFINPEELLLQKSEVDAPARAYGAHMKWQELHSEIVR, encoded by the coding sequence ATGATTTTCATGTCAAAAATCACCAACGGACATATCATCACGCAGAATTTAGATGGAACGGACCATCTGGACTGCCTGTACCGTATCTCGCTCAAAGCATTGATTTATAACGACGCTGGGCAGGTTTTGGTCGTCAAGGAAATTGATCGGACGTATTGGGATTTGCCGGGTGGTGGTATGGATTTTGGCGAGACGATTGAATCGTCGCTGAAACGTGAGCTGTTTGAAGAAGTTGGTTACAAGGGTGGTCTGCGTTATCAGCTTTTTGATGCGTCGGACGAGATGTACATTGAGCGGATTGATGCTAATCAAATCTGTTTTTATTGCCGCGTCTGGCCAGAGAATTTTGATTTTATGCCGGGCGAAGAGGGTGATGAAATAATGTTTATTAATCCTGAGGAATTATTGCTTCAGAAGAGCGAGGTTGACGCGCCAGCTCGAGCGTATGGGGCGCATATGAAATGGCAGGAACTGCATAGCGAAATCGTGCGGTAA
- a CDS encoding AbrB/MazE/SpoVT family DNA-binding domain-containing protein: protein MTITTIQKVIKIGSSRGVTLPARDLRALGIRDGDEIEVTVRKRSEVADDNQVLKTANSLLRRYKEDFSHLAKR from the coding sequence ATGACAATCACTACTATTCAGAAGGTTATCAAGATTGGTTCGAGTCGTGGCGTGACGCTGCCAGCGCGGGATTTGCGGGCGCTGGGGATTCGCGATGGCGATGAAATTGAAGTCACGGTACGTAAGCGTTCGGAGGTGGCTGACGATAATCAAGTTCTCAAAACTGCAAATTCGCTCCTTAGGCGATACAAAGAGGACTTTTCTCACTTGGCGAAGCGCTAA
- a CDS encoding type II toxin-antitoxin system death-on-curing family toxin, giving the protein MVSLTLEQILQLHALVLVKDGGAGGVRDVGRLEAAVSTQHQVVFGEELYATVFAKAAALMRGIIGDHPFADGNKRTAILTGLTLLEVNGYNFTAQRGELEDFAVRVATDHLDIDAIADWLKRHSQVCQ; this is encoded by the coding sequence ATGGTTAGTTTGACTCTCGAGCAGATTCTGCAACTTCATGCGCTGGTGCTTGTCAAAGACGGCGGTGCAGGTGGCGTGCGTGACGTTGGACGGCTGGAGGCTGCGGTGTCAACACAGCATCAAGTAGTATTTGGCGAGGAATTATATGCAACAGTATTTGCCAAGGCAGCGGCGTTGATGCGCGGGATTATTGGCGACCATCCGTTCGCTGATGGTAATAAGCGGACGGCAATACTCACTGGACTGACTTTGCTGGAGGTGAATGGGTATAATTTTACAGCACAGCGAGGTGAACTAGAAGATTTTGCTGTCCGCGTCGCGACCGATCATCTCGATATTGATGCGATTGCTGATTGGCTGAAGCGTCATTCGCAGGTGTGTCAATAA
- a CDS encoding SDR family oxidoreductase, which translates to MHIILGGTSGLGLEMARQLRKNGKRVLVLGKTHNVQEHGEGFPLDVYYPEQVEAAPARIEQMLGGDTIEQFVWAAGYGWRGNFEDQPDARSMAEVNFAGPLPLVQWAWHRMAQQQIRSTLTVIGSTSSIKARGDEVVYVATKHAQAGLARSLALQADEQHLPIRVALFLPGAMKTPFWRGNRPDDYTFFNDPAKVADHILTAVNTQYQTFLEWPLPKGTLV; encoded by the coding sequence ATGCATATTATTCTTGGTGGGACGAGTGGGCTTGGACTGGAGATGGCCAGGCAGCTCAGGAAAAATGGTAAGCGCGTGCTGGTGTTGGGGAAGACGCATAACGTTCAGGAGCACGGCGAGGGGTTCCCGTTGGATGTGTACTATCCCGAGCAGGTTGAGGCAGCGCCGGCGCGGATTGAGCAGATGTTGGGCGGTGATACTATTGAACAATTTGTCTGGGCGGCAGGCTATGGTTGGCGCGGTAACTTCGAGGATCAGCCTGATGCGCGCTCCATGGCGGAGGTGAATTTTGCTGGCCCGTTGCCGTTGGTGCAGTGGGCATGGCATAGGATGGCGCAGCAACAGATACGCTCCACACTGACGGTGATTGGCTCAACCAGCAGTATCAAAGCTCGCGGGGATGAAGTGGTGTATGTGGCAACCAAGCACGCCCAGGCAGGGCTGGCTCGTAGCTTGGCGTTGCAGGCAGATGAGCAGCATTTACCGATTCGCGTAGCGCTGTTCTTGCCCGGGGCGATGAAAACACCATTTTGGCGCGGGAATCGGCCAGATGATTATACTTTCTTCAATGACCCGGCCAAGGTGGCTGACCATATATTGACCGCTGTCAACACGCAGTACCAGACGTTCTTAGAGTGGCCGCTACCAAAGGGCACGTTGGTCTAA
- a CDS encoding YvcK family protein — translation MTYELNREYFGVKIVVIGGGTGSFTLLSGLKKYTHSITALVNMVDDGGSTGMLRDELGVLPAGDVRQCLVALSSSPKVRDLFNYRFDEGSMKGHAFGNLFMAALEKMTGSFSQAVETASEVLGVNGRVFPITLDDTKLSLKLRDGTVVEGEHAIEVTNIPGDERPWLELSPPATINPHARQAILDADLVVVAPGLLYGSLAPALLVRGVTRALAETKAKKVYVCNLVTKPTQTDGFTVADFVDEIERFAGVGMDYVLYNNYRPPKELLDKYAHNGEYLVEWDEAELKKKHYYASGKHLIAHGVRQHNKKADPLAALRSLIRHDSDKIARELMRIYFS, via the coding sequence ATGACATACGAATTGAATAGAGAATATTTCGGAGTAAAAATTGTAGTAATCGGCGGCGGAACTGGTAGTTTCACGCTGCTGTCGGGTCTGAAAAAATATACCCATAGTATCACGGCACTGGTTAACATGGTTGACGACGGTGGCTCGACAGGTATGCTGCGCGATGAGCTGGGTGTGCTGCCGGCGGGTGATGTGCGGCAGTGCCTGGTGGCGCTGAGTAGTTCGCCAAAGGTGCGCGACTTGTTCAATTACCGGTTTGACGAGGGTAGTATGAAGGGGCATGCGTTTGGTAATTTGTTCATGGCGGCGCTGGAAAAGATGACGGGGAGCTTTTCGCAAGCAGTCGAGACGGCCAGCGAGGTGCTCGGCGTGAACGGACGAGTATTTCCGATTACGCTGGACGATACCAAGCTATCGTTGAAGCTGCGTGACGGTACAGTCGTCGAGGGCGAGCACGCCATCGAGGTGACGAATATTCCGGGTGATGAGCGGCCGTGGCTGGAACTCAGCCCGCCGGCAACGATTAATCCACATGCTCGGCAAGCAATTCTGGATGCCGACCTCGTGGTGGTAGCGCCGGGGTTGTTGTACGGTAGTTTGGCGCCAGCACTGCTGGTGCGCGGCGTGACGCGGGCTTTGGCTGAGACCAAGGCCAAGAAAGTCTATGTCTGTAACCTGGTGACCAAGCCGACGCAGACCGATGGCTTTACGGTGGCGGATTTTGTTGACGAGATCGAGCGGTTTGCTGGGGTGGGCATGGATTATGTGCTGTATAACAATTATCGTCCACCAAAGGAGCTGCTTGATAAATACGCGCACAATGGTGAGTATTTGGTGGAATGGGACGAGGCGGAGCTCAAGAAAAAGCATTACTACGCCTCGGGTAAGCACCTGATCGCTCATGGCGTCCGCCAGCATAATAAAAAGGCCGATCCGCTGGCGGCGCTGCGTAGTTTGATCCGTCACGACAGCGATAAAATCGCGCGAGAACTCATGAGGATTTACTTTTCATGA
- a CDS encoding diaminopimelate decarboxylase produces MMNFPIDQLPEVLDTPSFVYSRRMLKERARRALACRVPFGLTVRYAVKANSHPEIIRLFDELGLQFDASSSYEAVLLLERGVSGPTISLSSQQPAHNLNELLQAGVRYVATSLRQLELFAASPHRPNTVGLRLNPGMGSGHNNRTMTGGVNSSFGLWHAYAEQALELARRHGMTIDRLHIHIGSGADPRLWGEAMDAALALVGRLPKVTTLDIGGGFKVHRFGDEQEADLAVICEVFSRKLSQFAEETGRRLHLEIEPGTWLVAHAGVLVAEVVDIVDTGADGHTFLRLNTGMNDITRPGMYGAQHEMMVLAGREEQREYIVVGHCCETGDILTPAPSNPENLASRQLARAEIGDKLVIFDAGAYCQSMSLKQYNAYPDAGTYFID; encoded by the coding sequence ATGATGAACTTTCCAATTGATCAACTGCCTGAAGTGCTTGATACGCCGAGCTTTGTATATTCAAGGCGGATGTTGAAGGAGCGGGCCCGGCGGGCGCTGGCGTGCCGAGTGCCGTTTGGCTTGACCGTCCGTTACGCCGTCAAGGCGAATTCGCACCCCGAGATTATACGGCTGTTTGATGAGCTGGGGCTGCAATTTGATGCCAGCTCAAGCTACGAGGCGGTGCTGCTACTCGAACGAGGAGTGAGCGGCCCAACGATTAGTCTCTCCAGCCAGCAGCCGGCGCACAACCTCAATGAACTGCTCCAGGCTGGCGTGCGTTACGTGGCGACATCGCTTCGTCAATTAGAGCTGTTTGCGGCGAGTCCACACCGCCCAAATACGGTCGGTCTGCGGCTCAATCCTGGTATGGGCTCGGGGCACAATAACCGGACGATGACCGGTGGGGTTAATTCCAGCTTTGGGCTGTGGCATGCCTATGCCGAGCAGGCGCTGGAGTTAGCGAGGCGTCATGGCATGACGATTGATCGGCTGCATATTCACATTGGTTCGGGTGCTGATCCGCGGTTGTGGGGCGAGGCGATGGACGCAGCGCTGGCGCTGGTTGGGCGACTGCCGAAGGTGACCACTCTAGATATTGGCGGTGGCTTCAAAGTGCATCGGTTTGGCGATGAGCAGGAGGCGGATCTGGCGGTAATTTGCGAGGTGTTTTCTCGGAAATTATCTCAGTTCGCTGAGGAAACTGGGCGGCGACTGCATCTAGAAATTGAGCCCGGAACCTGGCTGGTAGCACATGCTGGCGTGTTGGTTGCGGAGGTGGTGGATATCGTTGATACTGGTGCGGATGGTCACACATTTTTGCGCCTTAATACCGGTATGAATGACATCACGCGGCCAGGGATGTATGGCGCGCAGCACGAGATGATGGTACTCGCGGGTCGCGAGGAGCAGCGAGAGTACATCGTGGTGGGGCACTGCTGTGAGACGGGCGATATCTTGACACCAGCGCCCAGCAACCCAGAGAATCTCGCATCGCGGCAGCTGGCCCGGGCGGAAATTGGCGATAAGCTAGTGATCTTTGATGCGGGGGCGTATTGCCAGAGTATGTCGCTGAAACAGTACAATGCGTATCCTGACGCCGGCACCTATTTTATTGACTAA
- a CDS encoding ribonuclease HI — translation MTIYYTDGSASPNPGPGGFAVIRDLQPWILGSEDGETTNIRMEGKALIAALRDADEAPCVIYTDSEFWINVVTKWAPGWQQRGWTKKGGEIKNLDIVRELYELYSNSQADLRWVRGHEGDEGNELADEWANRAREGERLTK, via the coding sequence ATGACAATCTACTACACTGACGGTTCAGCTAGCCCCAATCCTGGCCCGGGTGGCTTTGCGGTCATTCGCGATCTTCAGCCGTGGATTTTGGGCTCGGAGGACGGCGAGACGACTAACATCCGTATGGAGGGCAAGGCGCTGATTGCGGCGCTGCGGGACGCGGACGAGGCACCGTGCGTGATCTACACTGACAGCGAATTTTGGATCAATGTGGTGACCAAGTGGGCGCCAGGCTGGCAGCAGCGCGGCTGGACAAAGAAGGGTGGTGAGATCAAGAATCTGGATATCGTGCGTGAACTGTATGAGCTATACTCAAATTCGCAGGCGGATCTGCGCTGGGTGCGTGGCCACGAGGGCGACGAGGGCAATGAGCTGGCGGATGAGTGGGCCAACCGAGCGCGTGAAGGCGAGCGATTAACTAAATAG
- a CDS encoding DUF4868 domain-containing protein — MEEVRETTDIFLWANQTDAKKNNLSIELFLFNKNYTPYFMPLKGDVEQQLRPLFLFDYINQVNLGAGTGLSVRDYELSEAEDNVLLRTDLARVGRAETLIHLIEHERGDIVEFSETEHEFKRMKGLIARFTDPNDPEKVFYTVKLIQQGQTLKSALAWEFSDGKFGAFKAEVGFKVPDDNQVLIIGQDIFAFNPGKFERMFGYEYKKQVIADKKVAEIEKEYKLSFPEGLDLNALVKERKKTINKLQKLEIGEVKQEQVLDYADEMQLELMSDDNGAIIIMDGNDLDMFVNLINEDYIESKITGKRYEIKSKKLLGEPEGEPPRG, encoded by the coding sequence ATGGAAGAAGTGAGGGAAACGACTGATATTTTTTTGTGGGCCAATCAAACTGACGCAAAAAAGAATAATCTATCGATTGAGCTGTTTTTGTTTAATAAAAATTACACGCCGTATTTCATGCCCCTGAAGGGCGATGTCGAGCAGCAGCTCCGGCCGCTATTTTTGTTTGATTATATCAATCAAGTTAATTTGGGCGCCGGTACTGGCCTTAGTGTGCGGGATTATGAACTGAGCGAAGCAGAAGACAACGTACTACTGCGGACGGATCTCGCCAGGGTTGGCCGGGCGGAAACCTTGATTCATTTGATTGAGCATGAGCGCGGCGACATCGTGGAGTTTTCGGAAACCGAGCATGAGTTCAAGCGGATGAAAGGGCTGATAGCGCGATTTACTGATCCGAACGATCCAGAAAAAGTCTTTTACACGGTGAAGCTAATCCAGCAGGGACAGACGCTGAAAAGCGCGCTGGCGTGGGAGTTTTCTGACGGCAAGTTTGGCGCATTTAAGGCGGAAGTTGGTTTTAAGGTGCCGGATGACAACCAGGTGCTGATCATCGGTCAGGATATTTTTGCCTTTAATCCAGGCAAGTTTGAGCGCATGTTTGGCTATGAGTACAAGAAGCAAGTGATTGCCGATAAGAAGGTGGCGGAGATCGAAAAGGAATATAAATTGAGTTTTCCAGAAGGCTTGGACCTCAATGCGCTGGTCAAGGAGCGCAAAAAGACCATCAATAAGTTGCAGAAATTGGAGATCGGCGAGGTTAAGCAAGAGCAGGTGCTGGACTATGCCGACGAGATGCAACTAGAGCTGATGAGTGATGATAACGGCGCGATTATCATTATGGACGGTAATGATCTGGATATGTTTGTGAACTTGATCAATGAGGATTATATCGAGAGTAAAATTACTGGCAAGCGCTACGAAATTAAATCGAAAAAACTGCTGGGCGAGCCAGAGGGCGAACCGCCGCGAGGTTAA
- a CDS encoding ATP-dependent endonuclease: MDQELALAILMSGRSALLTGAAGTGKTHLLNTFIMQARDQGKKVSVTATTGLAATHLGGNTIHSWSGIGVSDYLANNFFDRLSKTRREVITKTDVLVIDEISMLHDFRLDMVDRVLRGVRENDQPFGGVQLVMSGDFFQLPPINRPGEQSGGFVVYSEAWQELQPAVLYLERQYRQNDEQLLEILTALRHDDIRRHHAETLLARTEVELPDGNITELHTVNVDVDAINSQKLAELAGEERTYQQTTTGSKIYVESLQRSVLAPSELVLKPGALVMAVKNSPQKLYANGSIGTVVDFEPLTDYPIVKFRGGQQVTMVPDVWELRDGERKRASISQIPLRLAWAITVHKSQGMTLDAAKIDLKKAFVEGMGYVALSRVRDLDNLYLYGINRKALEISPDALAIDEVLQRASNEAAKHYRPILEEMKRKQSMPKKSAKKSQSASWQQKIAKMRETHPKAYMPWEKADDDILKQEFLQGATIQQLSQKLGRHEGSIRMRLQKHFGEDVVQ; this comes from the coding sequence ATGGATCAAGAATTGGCGCTGGCGATTTTGATGAGCGGTCGGTCGGCGCTACTGACGGGCGCGGCTGGGACAGGTAAGACGCATCTGTTGAACACGTTTATTATGCAGGCGCGTGACCAGGGTAAAAAGGTGTCGGTAACAGCGACGACGGGCTTGGCGGCGACGCATTTGGGCGGCAATACAATTCACAGTTGGAGTGGTATTGGTGTCAGTGATTATCTCGCGAACAACTTTTTTGATCGGCTGTCAAAAACGCGGCGTGAGGTGATTACCAAGACTGATGTGTTGGTGATTGACGAAATTTCCATGTTGCATGATTTTCGGTTGGACATGGTTGATCGGGTGCTGCGCGGTGTCCGGGAAAATGACCAGCCGTTTGGTGGCGTGCAGCTGGTGATGAGTGGTGATTTTTTCCAATTACCGCCGATCAATCGTCCGGGCGAGCAGAGTGGTGGTTTCGTGGTATATTCAGAGGCCTGGCAGGAATTACAGCCGGCGGTGCTATATCTGGAGCGGCAATACCGGCAAAATGACGAGCAGCTGCTGGAGATTTTGACGGCGCTGAGACATGACGATATCAGGCGGCATCATGCCGAGACGTTGCTGGCGCGGACAGAGGTCGAACTGCCTGACGGTAATATCACTGAACTACATACCGTCAATGTTGATGTTGATGCTATCAACAGCCAGAAGCTGGCGGAGCTGGCGGGCGAGGAGCGAACATATCAGCAGACGACGACGGGCTCGAAAATTTATGTTGAGAGTCTGCAACGGTCGGTGCTGGCGCCGAGCGAACTCGTGTTGAAACCGGGTGCGTTGGTGATGGCCGTGAAAAATTCGCCGCAGAAATTGTACGCTAACGGTAGTATCGGTACGGTGGTGGATTTTGAGCCGCTGACCGATTATCCGATCGTGAAGTTTCGTGGTGGCCAGCAGGTGACCATGGTACCGGATGTCTGGGAGCTGCGTGACGGTGAGCGCAAGCGGGCGAGTATTTCGCAGATACCCTTGCGTCTAGCGTGGGCTATCACCGTGCATAAAAGCCAGGGTATGACGCTGGACGCGGCAAAAATTGATCTGAAAAAGGCCTTTGTCGAAGGTATGGGTTATGTGGCCTTGAGCCGGGTGCGGGATCTTGACAATCTGTATCTATATGGAATTAATCGTAAGGCGCTGGAAATTTCACCGGATGCACTGGCGATTGATGAGGTGTTGCAGCGAGCAAGTAATGAAGCAGCCAAGCACTATCGTCCGATACTGGAGGAGATGAAGCGGAAACAGTCAATGCCGAAAAAATCCGCCAAGAAGTCTCAGTCCGCTAGCTGGCAGCAAAAAATTGCCAAAATGCGCGAGACACATCCGAAAGCGTATATGCCGTGGGAAAAAGCCGACGACGACATCCTCAAACAGGAGTTTCTACAAGGCGCGACCATCCAGCAGCTCAGTCAAAAACTTGGCCGGCATGAAGGCTCAATTCGCATGCGACTGCAGAAACATTTTGGGGAGGATGTGGTGCAGTAG